The nucleotide sequence GTTGATGGGTTAAGAAGGATGGGTTATGAGGCTGTTCATTTAGTTGAGGAAGGTTTAGAGCGGCTTACAGATGAGGAAATTTTAGTGAAAGCACAAAATGAAAATAGAATTATTTTAACAATGGATTTAGATTTTGGTTATTTATTAGCAAGCCGAGGAGAAATTTTGCCCAGTGTGATTTTATTTCGTTTAGGAAACGAAAGCCGTGAAGTCATTGAAGAACGATTGCAAACTGTTTTTAGAGAATGTGTTAATGATTTGCAACTAGGAGCCATTATCTCAGTCAGTGATGAAAGTTTCCGAGTTCGACGTTTGCCTATTTAAAAATAGCCTCATTAAGTTTCAAGGTGGGCAAGGTGGAATATCCTTATTGAAAGATATTTGTCTGCCTTGCCTACCCGGTTAATACAAATGGTGACCAGAAAAGATTAAACAGGTTTATGAGCAATCCAATATTTACTAAATAAATGGTGTTCAATCTCTACATTTTCAAAACCTGCTTTTTCCAAGCGTTCACCTAAATTATCAGTAGTATAGTGCTTGTAATAAGGTTCATGGTAGGTTTTAGGGAAGTTATCGATTAATGTTTGAAATTGGGGTGAATCTATTAGTTGAATGGAGTCACAAATGATAAATATCCCACCCGGTTGAGTTACCCGAAAAGATTCCTCTATCACATTTTGACGTGCTTGAGGCGGTAATTCATGAAATAAAAACACGCTAGTCAGACCATGAAAATAATTATCCTGATAGGGTAATTCTTCAGCATTAGCCTGTACTAATTGGGGAAATTCTCCTGGGATTTTAGAGAGAAGTTGGTGAGCTTTACGGAGATAAGCGGGAGATAAATCTGCCCCAAATAAAGATACTTTTGGCAGAGTAGTCCGCATCATTTTTAATGTGCGGCCTGTTCCGCAAGCGACATCTAAAACTCGGATTTGTTTCGGCGAAAGTTCCCTAAAAGCACTTAATCCTTTTTTTAAAGGTTTCAGAATTCGCCGCCGCATCGGATCAGCATTGCCACTAAACAACAGTTCTACTTGTAGATCATAAAGACTCGCTGACCAATCACTTAAGTAACCATCGGTTTGATGGTGAAAGTTTTGTAGATAGTAACTCGGAAACCCTTCTTGGTCGATCTCGGCTGAAAATTGTTGATGTTTTTTATCTCGAATTTTTTGCCAATTTAAAGGCAAATCTAGCCAAACAGCAGGATAATATAAAAAAAACTCATCCCAAGCATTGTCAAAGAGTAAACTGTGCGGATAAACTCCGTCTTGAGCATCTTGCCAGTCAGTTTGCCGCAATTGCTCTCCACTCTGCTTGAGTGCCTGGATTTCTTCTTCTGGAAGTGGCTTACCCATTTTTTCCCAATCCGGAGCAAAAAATTGAGTCAAACGCCTGCCTAGATTGTTATGAGCTAGTCCGAATAAGGCTTTACCTTGTTGAAAGCTGCTATAAGCGGCTTGAGTCACGGATTCAGGAATAAATCGCTCAAAATTAGCAGTAGATTGCATAGATAAAACGGATTCTATCGCCTAATTTTTTGTTTCTTTTTGTAAATATAATTAATCTACCAAGGATTTGCTACCTTTTGAAGATAGAAAAATCCCTACCAGTAAGCAGTTTGGTTGTGGTGGGTTAATGCCTAAGCAAGGCAAAATGCGCTCATTTAAAATGATTTAAGAGTTACGCACTCCTGATTAAAAACAACGATTTTATGTCCCAAGCGAGCCTTGCTCCCGATCGCGAACAATCTCAAACCCTAATGATTTGGTGGAGAGTGCGTAAGTCCTATGATTTTAGGGAAAAATTAGCCACCTATTGGAAAAAAAACGGAGGCCACAGCCTCCTAGTAGTATTCCCAAGGTTTTACCCTGGGAATGAGAAATAATAGAAAATTCTATTTAAACATCATAGTAAAGCGCAAACTCATAAGGATGAGGACGTAAGCGCATCGGGTTAACCTCATTGTCGAGTTTGTACTCGATCCAATTTTCGATGAAGTCTTCAGTAAAGACTCCTGAATCAGTTAAGAAAGAATGATCCTTCTCTAAATTCTCTAACGCCGCTTCTAAAGAACCCGGAGTAGAAGGAACTTTACTGAGTTCTTCAGGAGAGAGATCATAGATATCTACATCTAGGGGTTCACCGGGATCAATTTCATTCTTAATCCCATCAATCCCTGCACACAGCATAGCCGCAAAAGCGAGGTAAGGATTACAAGTGGCATCCGGACAACGGAATTCTAAGCGCTTGGCTTTAGGATTCGTACCCGACAGAGGAATCCGAATCGAAGCAGAACGGTTACCTTGAGAATAAGCTAAGTTTACCGGTGCTTCAAACCCAGGCACTAGCCGCTTATAAGAGTTCGTAGTGGGGTTAGTCAACGCCAGAAGCGCTGGTGCATGTCTAAGAAGACCACCAATATAATTGAGGGCCATTTTACTCAGATTAGCATAGCCATCGCCCCAGAATAGAGGTTGCCCATTGTTCCAGATAGACTGGTGGGTGTGCATCCCCGACCCGTTATCATTAAATAGGGGTTTGGGCATAAAGGTCACGGTTTTACCGTATTTTTTAGCCACATTCTTGATGACGTATTTGTAAATCATCAAGTTATCTGCTGATTTAATTAAAGTATCAAATCGGATACCGAGTTCGTTTTGTCCTCCTGTGGCTACTTCGTG is from Gloeothece verrucosa PCC 7822 and encodes:
- the glnA gene encoding type I glutamate--ammonia ligase, producing the protein MPETPQEVLKLIKDNNIQIIDLKFIDMPGIWQHCSFYYDQIDESSFSDGVPFDGSSIRGWKAINESDMSMVPDPTTAWIDPFFAEPTLSMICSIKEPRTGEWYSRDPRSIAAKAVDYLRSTGLGDTAFFGPEAEFFVFDDVRFDQAENKSYYYVDSVEGRWNSGKEEAGGNLGYKPRYKEGYFPVPPTDTIQDMRTEMLLTMGKCGVPIEKHHHEVATGGQNELGIRFDTLIKSADNLMIYKYVIKNVAKKYGKTVTFMPKPLFNDNGSGMHTHQSIWNNGQPLFWGDGYANLSKMALNYIGGLLRHAPALLALTNPTTNSYKRLVPGFEAPVNLAYSQGNRSASIRIPLSGTNPKAKRLEFRCPDATCNPYLAFAAMLCAGIDGIKNEIDPGEPLDVDIYDLSPEELSKVPSTPGSLEAALENLEKDHSFLTDSGVFTEDFIENWIEYKLDNEVNPMRLRPHPYEFALYYDV
- a CDS encoding DUF5615 family PIN-like protein is translated as MKFLADMGISPRTVDGLRRMGYEAVHLVEEGLERLTDEEILVKAQNENRIILTMDLDFGYLLASRGEILPSVILFRLGNESREVIEERLQTVFRECVNDLQLGAIISVSDESFRVRRLPI
- a CDS encoding class I SAM-dependent methyltransferase, whose amino-acid sequence is MQSTANFERFIPESVTQAAYSSFQQGKALFGLAHNNLGRRLTQFFAPDWEKMGKPLPEEEIQALKQSGEQLRQTDWQDAQDGVYPHSLLFDNAWDEFFLYYPAVWLDLPLNWQKIRDKKHQQFSAEIDQEGFPSYYLQNFHHQTDGYLSDWSASLYDLQVELLFSGNADPMRRRILKPLKKGLSAFRELSPKQIRVLDVACGTGRTLKMMRTTLPKVSLFGADLSPAYLRKAHQLLSKIPGEFPQLVQANAEELPYQDNYFHGLTSVFLFHELPPQARQNVIEESFRVTQPGGIFIICDSIQLIDSPQFQTLIDNFPKTYHEPYYKHYTTDNLGERLEKAGFENVEIEHHLFSKYWIAHKPV